In Cicer arietinum cultivar CDC Frontier isolate Library 1 chromosome 7, Cicar.CDCFrontier_v2.0, whole genome shotgun sequence, the genomic window aaaaatagattaaaaatgaACTGGTTCTCGTTCAGTTTGGTTTTCAGCAATTTGGTTCATAGAATAAATTTGATTCATACTCGGAATCATGCACAAGCCTATACAGATACTCGAGTTATGCAACTGATCGGCCAGGTCAATTTTCTATTTGGGCAGATTAATTTAAACTCTTGAATAAAATTTGCTCCTTAATAGTGTTATACTTTATATTCTATGCATTTGATGAACTAACGTGCTATACTTATATAATATAACACGGCTTTATTTAAGAGAACAGCCAACGGCTAGTGGAACTGAATGCATTTAGACTAAGAAAAACAAGTTCAGCAATAATCTAGTTTTCTTCATTCACTAATTCAGGAATCAACACATTCAATGTTTCCACACTGTATAGTATATATGATGAATGCGAATTCAGTTGCCATTAAATTTGCCGGTAATTATAGTATCATGGAATTTCTCACAATAATTTCAGCACTAGAGACAAATTCTAACTGATCATCACAGAGAAAGACtaagaataaataatttcaGGCACAATAAGCTTAAGTCTAGTCCAACCGAgttgatgaaaaaaatatacaagtTCACATACTCTTCATAAGATTTACAAATTCTTGAAGATCTTCTAATTTCGTATTTGAGAGGCCTGCAACCAGAAATGTTCAAATCAGAACTGTGGAATATAAGCTGTGAAAGTTAATGTATGTTTCAgtacaataaataatattttggttACCTTTTGCAGCATTTAAAGCAGAAATATCCATTTCGGAGCTGTCAATCctttttgctttcatttttgcAGTCTCTTCAATCATGTTGGTGTTTAGCTTTCCCATCTTTATTCG contains:
- the LOC101502299 gene encoding protein MIS12 homolog — protein: MLNQEIGALEAVSFNAWCINEIVQLFEQNSYPELFQEIMATASELRIKMGKLNTNMIEETAKMKAKRIDSSEMDISALNAAKGLSNTKLEDLQEFVNLMKSM